In Gossypium raimondii isolate GPD5lz chromosome 12, ASM2569854v1, whole genome shotgun sequence, a single window of DNA contains:
- the LOC105763524 gene encoding calmodulin-binding transcription activator 3 isoform X4, with product MLEEDLSHIVLVHYRDVKGNRTNFNRLKETEGGIPYSQEAVGIVPNSEVESSLSSNFLPNNSQIPSQTMDTASMNSVHVQASEYEDAESVSNHQASSQFHSFLDSHQPVAGRADTRFYDPYVHVSHSNNCYGKPSITAFQLTQTDKDREYNVAGITYEPQKNLDFTSWEDVLENCDRGVESAQYQPPFTLKQNDTVGLLFDNSFLKKQAFEDQSHAQEEWQGYEGDSSHIVKWSLDQKLHPDLRYDLTSKFDEEVNHNLHPEKQHDHYLLNNQLTDPSKGDHEYVPKPDSENYLTLEGKSVYSSAMRPHLFDGSLAEGLKKLDSFNRWMSKELGDVDESHTHSSSGAYWDEVEGQNGIDVSSIPSQEQLDTFMLGPSLSHDQLFSIIDFSPNWAYVGSEIKVLITGRFLKSQGHAENCKWSCMFGEVEVPAEVIADGVLRCHTPKHEAGRVPFYVTCSNRLACSEVREFEYRVSHILDIDTVDNPSSNAIKILDMRFGRLLCLGSSSPASNTNSIADISQLSSKINSLLKEDVEEWDQMLAHNLEEDFFLEKLKEQLLKKLLKEKLRVWLLQKIVEGGKGPSILDKGGQGVIHFASALGYDWALEPTIVAGVSVNFRDVNGWNALHWAASSGRERTVASLISLGAAPGALTDPTPEYPLGRTPADLASANGHKGISGYLAECDLSSHLLSLNLDKQGSASTTDSRPDVIQKILELKTAPLNYGDASDGPSLKDSLAAVRNATQAAARIHQVFRVQSFQNRQLKEYGNDKYGMSDERALSLLAVKSNKPGQHDERVHAAAIRIQNKFRGWKGRKEFLIIRQRIVKIQAHVRGHQVRKNYRKIVWSVGIVEKVILRWRRKGSGLRGFKPETLTKGPSVSVPSKEDDYDFLKKGRKQTEERLQKALARVKSMALNPAGRDQYSRIKNVVTEIQEKVLYDKVLNFAGETTDLDKDLIDLEKLLDEDTFMQTAP from the exons ATGCTTGAAGA GGATCTCTCGCACATTGTTCTTGTCCACTATCGAGATGTAAAG GGAAATAGGACAAATTTTAACCGTCTCAAAGAGACTGAAGGAGGTATTCCATATTCCCAAGAAGCTGTAGGAATTGTACCCAATTCTGAGGTGGAAAGTTCTCTGTCTTCCAATTTTCTTCCCAATAATAGTCAGATTCCTTCACAAACTATGGATACAGCAAGCATGAACAGTGTGCATGTGCAGGCATCAGAATATGAAGATGCTGAATCAG TGTCTAATCATCAAGCAAGTTCACAGTTCCATTCTTTTCTTGATTCACATCAGCCTGTTGCAGGGAGGGCTGATACCAGATTCTATGATCCATATGTTCATGTATCACATTCAA ATAATTGTTATGGGAAGCCATCTATAACTGCTTTTCAACTTACTCAAACTGACAAGGATAGAGAGTATAATGTTGCTGGAATAACGTATGAGCCCCAGAAGAACCTTGATTTCACATCATGGGAGGATGTGTTGGAAAACTGTGATCGTGGGGTTGAATCTGCACAGTATCAGCCACCATTTACCTTGAAACAAAATGATACTGTGGGGCTGCTATTTGACAACAGCTTTCTTAAAAAGCAGGCGTTTGAGGATCAATCACATGCTCAAGAAGAGTGGCAG GGTTATGAGGGTGATTCTTCTCATATAGTGAAGTGGTCATTGGACCAGAAGTTGCATCCAGACCTGAGATATGATCTTACTTCAAAATTTGATGAAGAAGTTAATCACAATCTGCATCCAGAAAAGCAACATGATCATTATCTACTAAATAACCAGCTGACAGACCCCTCAAAAGGGGACCATGAATATGTTCCTAAACCAGATTCAGAGAACTATTTGACACTGGAGGGGAAATCTGTTTACTCTTCTGCTATGAGACCACATCTGTTTGATGGTTCTTTAGCAGAAGGTCTGAAGAAGCTTGATAGTTTCAACCGCTGGATGAGTAAAGAACTTGGAGATGTAGATGAATCGCATACGCATTCCAGTTCTGGGGCCTATTGGGATGAGGTGGAAGGTCAAAATGGGATTGATGTTTCCTCTATTCCCTCTCAAGAGCAGTTAGATACCTTTATGCTGGGTCCTTCTCTCTCGCATGATCAGCTTTTCAGTATTATTGATTTTTCACCGAATTGGGCATATGTAGGCTCTGAAATCAAG GTCCTCATTACAGGAAGGTTCTTGAAAAGTCAAGGCCATGCCGAAAATTGCAAGTGGTCTTGCATGTTTGGGGAAGTAGAAGTTCCAGCAGAGGTCATAGCAGATGGTGTTCTTCGTTGCCACACTCCAAAACATGAGGCTGGCAGGGTTCCCTTCTATGTCACATGCTCCAACAGATTAGCTTGTAGTGAAGTCCGAGAGTTCGAATACCGAGTCAGTCATATCCTAGATATAGATACTGTTGATAATCCTAGCAGTAATGCCATTAAAATTCTTGATATGCGATTTGGTAGATTATTGTGCCTTGGCTCCAGTTCCCCCGCTTCTAACACCAATAGCATCGCTGATATATCCCAGCTGAGCAGTAAAATTAATTCATTGCTGAAAGAGGATGTTGAGGAATGGGACCAAATGTTGGCACATAACTTGGAGGAAGACTTTTTCCTAGAAAAACTAAAGGAGCAGCTGCTCAAAAAGCTATTGAAAGAGAAGTTGCGTGTATGGCTCTTGCAGAAGATAGTGGAAGGTGGAAAAGGCCCTAGCATATTGGACAAGGGTGGCCAAGGTGTTATACATTTTGCTTCTGCTCTTGGATATGATTGGGCCTTAGAACCAACGATAGTTGCTGGTGTTAGTGTTAACTTCCGGGATGTGAATGGTTGGAATGCACTTCATTGGGCGGCATCTTCTGGCAG AGAACGCACAGTTGCTTCCCTTATTTCATTGGGTGCAGCTCCCGGAGCATTAACAGATCCAACACCAGAATATCCTTTAGGCAGAACGCCTGCTGATCTGGCCTCAGCCAACGGACATAAAGGAATTTCTGGTTATCTTGCAGAATGTGATTTGAGTTCCCATCTTCTATCCCTCAATTTGGATAAGCAAGGCAGTGCCAGTACCACAGATTCTAGACCAGATGTCATACAGAAAATTTTGGAACTAAAGACAGCTCCACTCAACTATGGGGATGCTTCTGATGGCCCATCACTAAAGGACTCATTAGCTGCTGTTCGTAATGCCACACAAGCTGCTGCTCGCATCCATCAAGTCTTCAGGGTACAGTCTTTCCAAAACAGGCAGTTAAAAGAGTATGGTaatgataaatatggaatgtcagaTGAGCGTGCACTTTCACTTTTAGCAGTCAAGTCAAACAAGCCCGGACAACATGATGAGCGCGTGCATGCTGCTGCCATTCGCATACAAAATAAGTTTCGTGGTTGGAAGGGCAGAAAAGAGTTTCTGATAATCCGCCAACGCATTGTCAAGATTCAG gCTCATGTAAGAGGCCACCAGGTAAGGAAAAACTATCGGAAGATCGTCTGGTCAGTAGGAATTGTGGAGAAGGTGATCTTACGTTGGAGACGGAAAGGAAGTGGTTTACGTGGATTCAAACCTGAAACACTCACCAAGGGTCCTAGCGTATCTGTGCCCTCAAAGGAGGATGACTATGATTTCTTGAAAAAAGGCAGGAAGCAAACTGAAGAAAGGTTGCAGAAGGCACTTGCCAGAGTTAAGTCCATGGCCCTGAATCCTGCAGGCCGAGATCAATATAGTAGGATTAAAAATGTTGTCACCGAGATCCAAGAGAAG GTCTTGTACGATAAGGTTCTCAACTTTGCAGGAGAAACGACAGATTTGGACAAAGACTTGATTGATCTCGAAAAACTATTAGATGAGGACACTTTCATGCAGACGGCACCTTGA